The following are encoded in a window of Desulfosporosinus sp. Sb-LF genomic DNA:
- a CDS encoding site-specific DNA-methyltransferase, with protein sequence MPILNWLNRDKHIRAAEQIPYRLLEPQDDYSFGVADTSNMLVQGDNLDALKALLPYYARQVKCIYIDPPYNTRSAFEHYDDNLEHAQWLSLMYPRLELLREMLTEDGSIWVSIDDSEAHYLKIIMDEIFGRKNFLASNVWQKRYSRENREAIGDVHEYIFVYAVNPDKFKKTRNLVSMTEAQAKVYRNPNNDPRGRWRSVPMTAQEGHATPEQFYEITTPSGKTHRPPEGRCWGMAKATYQRLLAEGKIYFGKNGDSQPNLIRYLSEVPGVTPWTWWPSDEVGHTDESKKEIHALFGKVNAFDSPKPERLMQRILQIATNPNDLVLDSFLGSGTTAAVAHKMGRRYIGIEMGEHAKTHCVPRLQKVIEGEQGGISELVNWKGGGGFRYYQLGSAVFDSEGRINPQIQFANLAAHIWFSETRSALHEKADSPYLGTHNGTAYYLLYNGILGDKRPDGGNVLTSKVLSNLPSHDGPKVIYGETSRLGQARLKDLNIIFKQTPYDVKVR encoded by the coding sequence ATGCCAATTTTAAACTGGCTTAATAGAGATAAGCATATCAGAGCTGCCGAACAGATTCCCTATCGGTTATTGGAACCGCAAGACGATTATTCCTTTGGCGTTGCAGATACATCGAATATGCTGGTACAGGGCGACAACCTAGACGCACTCAAAGCCTTATTGCCCTATTATGCTCGACAGGTTAAGTGTATTTATATTGATCCGCCATACAACACACGCAGTGCATTTGAGCATTATGACGACAACTTGGAACATGCCCAATGGCTTTCATTGATGTATCCACGTCTTGAACTGTTGCGTGAAATGCTTACGGAAGACGGAAGTATTTGGGTTTCAATCGATGACAGCGAAGCTCATTATTTAAAAATAATAATGGATGAAATTTTTGGGAGGAAGAACTTTTTGGCTAGCAACGTCTGGCAAAAAAGATATTCTAGAGAAAACCGTGAAGCTATTGGTGATGTCCACGAGTATATTTTTGTTTATGCTGTCAACCCTGATAAGTTTAAAAAAACCAGAAATCTTGTTTCAATGACTGAGGCACAAGCAAAAGTATACAGAAATCCTAACAATGATCCTAGAGGTAGGTGGCGATCTGTTCCGATGACAGCTCAAGAAGGTCATGCTACACCAGAGCAATTCTATGAAATAACTACTCCATCAGGGAAAACCCATCGTCCTCCTGAGGGTCGATGCTGGGGTATGGCAAAAGCTACTTATCAACGCTTGCTTGCAGAAGGGAAAATTTACTTTGGGAAGAATGGTGACAGTCAGCCAAATCTTATAAGATACTTATCAGAAGTTCCCGGCGTAACCCCATGGACTTGGTGGCCTTCTGATGAGGTTGGGCACACAGATGAATCAAAAAAAGAAATTCATGCTTTGTTTGGTAAGGTAAATGCTTTTGATAGCCCTAAACCAGAGCGTCTAATGCAACGTATTTTGCAAATTGCTACCAACCCTAATGACCTCGTTCTAGACAGTTTCCTCGGTTCAGGCACTACTGCCGCAGTGGCCCATAAAATGGGCCGTCGTTACATCGGTATTGAAATGGGAGAACACGCGAAAACCCATTGTGTACCGCGCTTGCAGAAAGTGATTGAAGGTGAACAGGGCGGAATATCAGAATTGGTGAATTGGAAAGGCGGCGGAGGATTTCGGTACTATCAGCTAGGCTCAGCGGTGTTTGATTCCGAGGGACGGATCAATCCACAAATTCAATTTGCTAACCTCGCTGCCCATATCTGGTTTTCTGAAACTCGCTCAGCCCTTCATGAAAAAGCGGATAGCCCATACCTTGGGACACATAACGGAACGGCCTATTACCTCCTTTATAACGGGATTTTGGGGGACAAGCGCCCAGACGGAGGCAATGTGTTGACTTCGAAAGTTCTGTCCAATCTTCCCAGCCATGACGGGCCAAAAGTGATTTATGGTGAAACCAGTCGCCTCGGGCAAGCCCGCCTTAAAGACCTCAATATTATTTTCAAGCAAACACCCTATGATGTGAAGGTGCGTTGA
- a CDS encoding ATP-dependent helicase, protein MTKEEMHNSIAMTLCDKNSNLSCKECFQKGARDICKGYKHCRVSEKTEEQLEYILSSIDEDIFLRACAGSGKTEVVGMKAAYEIKKWSKFEAGGIAILTFTNDATEVIKDRISQFNIRSTTYPHLVGTLSSFIHQYIAQPYISKYTNYKGKNDDMSFSIIQNRTKTFGNHWLNSYKCEIPFITKDDKRLDLHAHQISYDKKNKQFNFVIGDITFTLKDYYKSQQMQKHIKENREKYANPSYYKFDYVNKKFKECKTHFWKDGFANFEDINLLALNVLEKNTKITKLLSRKFPLIIVDECQDLSWIEIQILKKINEHGTTLHFIGDLNQSVYEFKRVDPDDTLEFVSSFTQMILRDNFRSCQKIVDFSRKLISTVDSITAHAEDKCEDNTLLYLEYNGNFDVIEKYIKIMSELKIDQERSCIIAKQNKMKDELLCIHNKNDIDLMISALQLWDKGNAYQRLKALEYAGQQISKWLGGSKNKVSYYCPKDVNSVFMWRIFLKNVLNDCCYNSKLLDFNQNYGNWHKTARSTLPNIIKQRYSELKIFDSKMERDFDSTFSGRWYNAQNSKDIIEDVLTNINNFKIQVTTVHGSKGCTYDSTMVVSSKSKKSEAGHWESHWLNGVGEEKRVGYVASTRAKYLLVWAVPTLTENERRLIESFGLKNAKEIIGN, encoded by the coding sequence ATGACTAAAGAAGAAATGCATAATTCAATTGCTATGACTTTATGTGATAAAAATAGTAATTTGTCTTGCAAAGAATGTTTTCAAAAAGGGGCAAGAGATATCTGCAAGGGATATAAGCATTGTAGAGTTTCCGAAAAAACAGAAGAACAATTGGAGTATATATTATCTTCAATAGATGAGGACATTTTTCTAAGAGCATGTGCAGGAAGTGGCAAAACTGAAGTCGTCGGAATGAAAGCTGCTTATGAAATTAAAAAATGGAGTAAGTTTGAAGCTGGCGGAATCGCAATTCTGACTTTTACCAATGACGCTACGGAAGTTATCAAAGATAGAATAAGTCAATTCAATATAAGGTCTACTACATATCCGCATTTAGTGGGAACATTGAGTAGTTTTATTCATCAATACATAGCACAACCTTATATTTCTAAATACACCAATTACAAAGGTAAAAACGATGACATGTCGTTTTCTATCATACAAAATAGAACGAAGACATTCGGAAATCACTGGTTAAATAGTTATAAGTGCGAGATACCTTTTATAACTAAAGATGATAAAAGACTGGATTTGCACGCACATCAAATAAGCTACGATAAAAAAAACAAACAATTTAATTTTGTTATTGGGGATATTACTTTCACTTTAAAAGATTACTATAAAAGTCAACAAATGCAAAAGCATATTAAAGAAAATAGAGAAAAATACGCTAATCCAAGTTATTATAAATTTGACTATGTAAACAAAAAGTTTAAAGAATGCAAAACTCATTTTTGGAAAGATGGCTTTGCTAACTTTGAAGATATCAACTTACTTGCACTAAACGTTTTAGAAAAAAATACTAAGATAACAAAACTGCTATCAAGAAAATTTCCACTTATTATCGTAGATGAATGTCAAGACTTGTCTTGGATAGAAATACAGATTCTTAAGAAGATTAATGAACACGGGACAACTCTTCATTTCATAGGCGATCTGAATCAAAGCGTCTATGAATTTAAAAGAGTGGACCCAGATGATACGCTTGAATTTGTATCATCATTCACTCAAATGATATTGCGCGACAATTTTAGAAGTTGCCAAAAAATAGTTGATTTTTCGAGAAAATTAATTAGCACCGTAGACAGTATAACTGCTCATGCTGAAGATAAATGTGAGGATAACACTTTACTTTATTTAGAGTACAATGGTAATTTCGATGTCATTGAGAAATACATAAAAATTATGAGTGAACTGAAAATTGATCAGGAAAGGTCATGTATTATTGCGAAGCAAAACAAAATGAAGGATGAGCTACTTTGCATCCATAATAAAAATGATATAGATTTAATGATTTCCGCTTTACAACTATGGGATAAAGGCAATGCATACCAGAGACTAAAAGCACTTGAATATGCAGGTCAACAAATCTCTAAGTGGTTAGGCGGAAGCAAGAATAAGGTTAGTTATTATTGCCCTAAAGATGTTAATTCTGTTTTTATGTGGAGAATATTTTTAAAAAATGTATTAAATGATTGTTGTTACAATAGCAAACTTCTTGACTTTAATCAGAACTATGGAAATTGGCATAAGACAGCAAGAAGTACCTTGCCAAACATTATCAAACAAAGATATTCGGAATTAAAAATATTTGATAGTAAAATGGAGCGAGATTTTGATAGTACTTTTTCAGGTCGATGGTATAACGCACAAAACTCCAAAGATATAATTGAAGATGTCCTAACTAATATAAATAATTTTAAAATCCAGGTTACAACTGTACATGGTAGCAAAGGCTGTACCTACGACAGTACTATGGTAGTATCAAGCAAATCTAAAAAAAGTGAAGCGGGCCATTGGGAATCACATTGGCTAAATGGAGTTGGCGAAGAAAAACGTGTTGGTTATGTTGCAAGTACGAGAGCCAAATATCTCTTAGTATGGGCAGTACCGACACTTACAGAAAATGAAAGAAGACTTATTGAAAGCTTTGGGCTAAAGAATGCAAAAGAGATAATTGGAAATTAA
- a CDS encoding AAA family ATPase → MYISIIYIEGYKNCKNRSVINLNKGLNILVGENASGKTTIINALRMILRENEFSYMNISEVDFYHSFYNNSMSGKIRIGLEWEELSPDEEVTFLTWCDPDYKAKLNLEVDKNPNQKGYYKKSIWGGTSKASAFEEETFDCIDCIYLPPLRDAEEKLTNGRNSRLATLLKHQYKSDTEKDNLVKVVRDFNQSIVGNKDKEFSEIEKAKNDINIGIKDSMGTVFGQSINLQFSETSFMSILQSIKMVFFPNIGEHDISKFRDIAINSLGYNNLLYIATVFAEIEAVGREKNLFTILLIEEPEAHLHPQLQVKLIKYLEQLTKERTDIQIIITTHSPVLASSISIDNLIHITSQKNETIMANQLSKLNLGDSKNYIDRWLDVTKSTLLFSKGVILVEGISECMLIPELAKIVLLKYNKSHKKTLPSTLEEAGVSVININGINFKHFYKLFCSIDMGLGIRLPYRCSGITDKDPEKRKLEVTDKDDNKKIVLEEYYPITEDEVEGNNSALELKDSINSSEFARLFSSPFKTFEYDLAMKKNTKIMCEVIRTLWSKDGSVKITCQEIENKDNKYISNEQLRDDSKFILQHIESKEVGKGTYAQELANKLEEIYDSEMLKEEKIRNVETIFNVPKYIEDAIIWSCGGEIND, encoded by the coding sequence ATGTATATTTCAATAATATATATTGAAGGATACAAAAATTGTAAGAATAGAAGCGTAATCAACCTAAACAAGGGGTTGAATATTCTTGTTGGCGAAAATGCCTCTGGGAAAACTACGATTATCAATGCTTTAAGAATGATTCTGAGAGAAAATGAGTTTTCATATATGAACATAAGTGAAGTTGATTTTTATCATTCTTTTTATAATAATTCAATGTCCGGAAAAATTAGGATTGGTTTAGAATGGGAAGAACTATCACCTGATGAAGAAGTTACATTTTTAACATGGTGTGACCCTGATTATAAGGCAAAACTGAATTTAGAAGTAGATAAAAATCCTAATCAAAAAGGCTATTATAAAAAGAGTATATGGGGTGGAACTTCAAAAGCAAGTGCTTTTGAAGAAGAAACATTTGATTGTATAGACTGTATTTACTTGCCTCCTCTTCGTGATGCTGAGGAAAAACTCACAAATGGAAGAAATTCTAGATTGGCAACACTTCTAAAACATCAATATAAAAGTGATACGGAGAAAGATAATTTAGTAAAGGTAGTCCGAGATTTTAATCAATCTATCGTAGGAAATAAGGATAAAGAATTTAGTGAAATTGAAAAAGCCAAAAATGATATTAATATTGGAATAAAAGACTCTATGGGAACTGTGTTCGGGCAAAGTATAAACTTACAGTTTTCCGAAACATCTTTTATGTCTATTCTTCAGAGTATAAAAATGGTGTTTTTCCCGAATATCGGCGAACATGATATAAGTAAATTTAGAGACATAGCAATAAACAGTTTGGGTTACAATAATCTTCTTTATATAGCAACTGTATTTGCTGAAATAGAAGCGGTAGGAAGAGAAAAAAATCTGTTTACGATTCTACTGATAGAAGAACCGGAGGCTCACCTTCATCCGCAGTTACAAGTAAAATTAATAAAGTATCTAGAACAACTCACCAAAGAAAGAACAGATATCCAGATTATTATAACAACACATTCTCCTGTATTAGCTTCATCTATTAGCATTGATAATCTTATCCACATCACTAGTCAAAAGAATGAAACTATTATGGCAAATCAATTATCAAAGTTGAATTTAGGAGACAGCAAAAATTATATTGATAGGTGGCTGGATGTAACAAAATCTACATTACTATTTTCAAAAGGCGTCATACTAGTCGAAGGTATAAGCGAGTGTATGCTAATACCTGAATTAGCTAAAATTGTTCTTCTAAAATACAATAAATCACATAAAAAAACATTGCCTTCAACGCTTGAAGAAGCTGGTGTCTCTGTAATAAACATAAACGGCATTAATTTTAAACATTTTTATAAACTTTTTTGCAGTATAGACATGGGTCTTGGAATTAGATTACCTTACAGGTGCAGTGGAATTACGGATAAAGATCCAGAGAAAAGAAAATTAGAAGTAACAGATAAGGATGATAATAAGAAAATAGTATTAGAAGAGTACTATCCGATAACAGAAGATGAAGTTGAAGGAAATAACAGTGCATTAGAATTAAAAGATAGTATAAATTCAAGTGAATTTGCACGATTATTTTCTTCTCCGTTTAAAACTTTTGAATATGATTTGGCAATGAAAAAAAACACAAAAATTATGTGTGAAGTAATTAGAACACTTTGGAGTAAAGATGGATCGGTAAAAATAACTTGCCAAGAAATTGAAAATAAAGACAATAAATATATTTCTAATGAGCAATTGAGAGATGATTCTAAATTTATTCTACAGCATATTGAAAGTAAAGAAGTTGGAAAAGGTACATATGCCCAAGAATTAGCCAATAAGTTAGAGGAAATATATGATTCGGAAATGTTAAAAGAGGAAAAAATACGAAATGTAGAAACTATATTTAATGTTCCTAAGTACATAGAGGACGCAATCATATGGTCTTGTGGTGGTGAAATTAATGACTAA
- a CDS encoding SIR2 family protein, with protein sequence MLLKPLIDTVAIELSLSEADALSLLFKIEEVSRNDLFTRRLLMSYDLNQKEVSTFLKATQEHKMVIGQIHYDCLAHETSGLVESINELCEACGKTIFTGINDGSHEIEEIFELTTEFTDELRKLEEEELFTYVHRDFLNNFSSLKESRNRIIPFLGAGIAIPFGLPTWRGLFEGLAKDINRNNEKRFLDFVAEGKYFEAVKYLKSYSASLATDSQIKEEVSLRLKRLLNTGVDSNLHNYEELKLFNPRFYLTTNYDTSLSKYLNGTPLCLNDIENFQKLYNEDEHRVVHIHGIWDRPGKMILTQEDYDALYNDDSFTHRFAALMGTYKLLFIGFSFNDDYFREMYGHLLKFLGGEHYIVVANPESYDIQAYAKLNLKIIGINVRTVNNKLESKSLTQSIRGMLYYLMK encoded by the coding sequence ATGTTATTGAAACCATTAATAGATACCGTGGCTATTGAGTTATCGCTTTCCGAAGCTGATGCACTCAGCCTTTTATTTAAAATAGAAGAGGTTTCAAGGAATGATCTTTTCACAAGACGTTTATTAATGAGCTACGATTTAAACCAAAAAGAAGTAAGCACTTTTCTTAAGGCTACCCAAGAACACAAGATGGTAATAGGCCAGATACATTATGACTGTTTGGCTCACGAAACATCCGGGTTGGTTGAAAGCATAAACGAACTATGCGAAGCCTGCGGGAAAACTATTTTTACGGGTATTAATGATGGAAGTCATGAAATAGAAGAAATCTTCGAGTTAACGACAGAGTTTACTGATGAACTCAGAAAGCTAGAAGAAGAAGAGTTGTTTACCTATGTTCATAGGGATTTCCTTAATAACTTTAGCTCACTAAAAGAGTCGAGGAATCGGATTATCCCTTTTTTGGGGGCTGGTATAGCAATTCCATTCGGGCTTCCAACATGGCGCGGTCTTTTCGAGGGCTTAGCAAAGGATATAAATAGGAATAATGAAAAGCGTTTTTTGGATTTTGTGGCGGAGGGAAAATATTTTGAGGCAGTAAAGTATCTAAAATCTTACTCTGCATCATTAGCTACAGACTCACAGATCAAAGAAGAGGTTAGTCTTAGACTAAAGCGATTACTTAATACAGGGGTTGACTCAAATTTACATAACTACGAGGAGCTAAAACTGTTTAATCCCAGATTTTACCTAACTACTAATTATGACACTTCTCTAAGTAAATATTTAAACGGTACCCCTCTATGTCTAAATGATATTGAAAACTTCCAAAAGCTCTACAATGAAGATGAGCATCGTGTTGTTCATATCCACGGCATCTGGGATCGGCCTGGTAAGATGATATTAACGCAAGAGGATTATGATGCTTTATATAATGATGATAGTTTTACACATAGATTTGCAGCATTGATGGGAACCTACAAATTGCTTTTTATTGGTTTTTCGTTTAACGACGACTATTTTAGAGAAATGTATGGTCACTTATTAAAATTTCTTGGCGGAGAACATTATATAGTTGTTGCAAATCCTGAGTCATATGATATTCAAGCATATGCTAAATTAAATCTAAAAATAATCGGTATCAATGTGCGAACTGTTAATAACAAATTGGAATCAAAATCTTTAACCCAGTCAATTAGAGGGATGTTATATTACTTGATGAAATAA